From the Orenia metallireducens genome, one window contains:
- a CDS encoding fumarate hydratase: MRTIKAEEISRAVAKLCIDANYNLGEDIVNEYKLAYQREESDVAKEILEQLSKNAEIAKEDQVPICQDTGMAVIFLELGQDVRVVEGDLYQAINQGVSDGYTEGYLRKSVVNDPLIERKNTQDNTPAVIHTEIVPGDQLKIMVAPKGFGSENMSQLKMLRPTDGVEGLKDFVLKVVKEAGPNPCPPIVVGVGIGGTVEKAALLAKKSLLRPLGVYNDDEKFKSLEQELLEEVNQLDIGPQGLGGLTTALAVNIETYPTHIAGLPVVVNINCHVARHKEVVL, from the coding sequence ATGAGAACGATAAAGGCTGAGGAAATTAGTAGAGCAGTAGCAAAGCTGTGTATTGATGCTAACTATAACTTGGGAGAAGATATAGTTAATGAATATAAACTAGCATATCAGCGAGAAGAGTCTGATGTTGCTAAGGAGATTTTAGAGCAACTAAGTAAGAATGCTGAAATTGCTAAGGAAGACCAAGTACCAATCTGTCAGGATACAGGGATGGCAGTTATTTTTTTAGAGTTAGGACAAGACGTAAGGGTGGTTGAAGGAGACTTATATCAGGCCATTAATCAAGGTGTAAGTGATGGCTATACAGAAGGGTATTTGAGAAAGTCTGTAGTCAATGATCCTTTGATTGAACGGAAGAACACTCAAGATAATACTCCAGCAGTCATCCATACAGAGATTGTTCCTGGAGATCAATTGAAGATAATGGTAGCACCAAAGGGCTTTGGTAGTGAGAATATGAGCCAGTTGAAGATGCTTAGACCCACTGATGGAGTAGAAGGGCTTAAAGACTTTGTATTGAAAGTAGTCAAAGAGGCTGGACCAAATCCTTGTCCACCTATTGTAGTAGGGGTGGGAATTGGAGGAACAGTAGAGAAGGCAGCATTATTGGCTAAGAAGTCTTTATTAAGACCTCTAGGTGTTTATAATGATGATGAGAAGTTTAAGAGTTTAGAGCAAGAGCTATTAGAAGAGGTGAATCAATTAGATATTGGACCACAGGGATTAGGAGGACTGACTACAGCTCTAGCAGTAAATATCGAAACCTATCCGACCCATATCGCTGGATTACCAGTAGTAGTCAATATCAATTGCCATGTAGCACGACATAAAGAGGTAGTTTTATAA
- a CDS encoding Fe-S-containing hydro-lyase: MAKVSLTTPVTEEKIRSLEVGDKVLLSGVVYTARDAAHKRLVEALDKGEELPFVVEGNAIYYVGPCPAKPGQVIGSAGPTTSYRMDPFAPRLIKEGLRIMIGKGERNDEVIDAMKAEGAVYLGAIGGAAALISKCIKEAEIIAYDDLGTEAVRRLVVEDLPLICVIDSQGNNLYRRD; this comes from the coding sequence ATGGCTAAAGTTAGCTTAACAACGCCAGTTACAGAAGAGAAGATTAGAAGTTTAGAAGTAGGAGATAAGGTCTTATTATCTGGAGTAGTTTATACAGCTCGTGATGCAGCCCATAAGAGGTTAGTTGAAGCTTTAGATAAAGGGGAAGAATTACCCTTTGTAGTAGAAGGGAATGCTATCTATTATGTAGGTCCATGCCCTGCCAAACCTGGTCAGGTAATTGGTTCTGCTGGACCGACTACCAGTTATAGAATGGACCCTTTTGCACCAAGGTTAATCAAAGAAGGGCTAAGAATTATGATTGGTAAAGGTGAGCGAAATGATGAGGTCATCGATGCTATGAAAGCAGAAGGGGCTGTTTATTTAGGGGCAATTGGAGGAGCGGCAGCCTTAATTAGCAAATGTATCAAAGAAGCAGAGATTATTGCCTATGATGATTTAGGAACAGAAGCAGTAAGAAGACTAGTAGTAGAAGACTTACCGCTTATCTGTGTAATCGATAGTCAAGGAAATAACTTATATAGAAGAGACTAA
- a CDS encoding MBL fold metallo-hydrolase, producing the protein MKLTVLGNRSPFPVKDGGCPSYLLESDNQKVLIDIGPDSLQELNKHISYYELTAIIISHLHGDHFQDLLPLHYAIMLDIMAGKRKEALTVYLPFDEGKELDFIRSKVGEEYYLQPINEATKLNFGNLNFSFKRSNHPKECYAMRISDGTKTLGYTADTAWDYNLIDFLKDTNLLMVEASLLERDKKKTKVGHLTVKQAVNFGLHAKTEKLLLTHLGAYYPREEIEAEVEEVDTFVEISQVGETYEI; encoded by the coding sequence ATGAAACTAACAGTCCTAGGCAATCGTTCCCCTTTTCCAGTCAAAGATGGGGGCTGTCCTAGTTATTTATTAGAGTCTGATAATCAGAAGGTATTAATAGATATCGGTCCTGACTCATTACAGGAGTTGAACAAGCATATCAGCTATTATGAATTGACTGCTATCATTATCTCCCATCTCCATGGAGACCATTTTCAAGACTTATTACCTTTACACTATGCCATTATGCTCGATATCATGGCAGGCAAGAGGAAGGAGGCTTTAACGGTCTATCTCCCCTTTGATGAAGGTAAGGAGTTAGATTTTATCAGGTCAAAGGTAGGCGAGGAATACTATCTACAGCCAATTAATGAAGCTACCAAATTGAACTTTGGTAATCTCAACTTTAGCTTTAAGCGGAGTAATCATCCCAAGGAATGTTATGCTATGAGAATTAGTGATGGTACTAAGACCTTAGGTTATACAGCCGATACAGCTTGGGATTATAATCTAATCGATTTTCTCAAAGATACCAATTTATTGATGGTAGAAGCAAGCCTTTTGGAGAGGGATAAGAAGAAAACTAAAGTAGGTCATCTAACAGTCAAGCAAGCAGTAAACTTTGGATTGCATGCTAAGACTGAAAAATTACTGTTAACTCATCTAGGAGCCTACTATCCTAGAGAAGAGATTGAAGCAGAGGTAGAAGAGGTAGATACCTTTGTAGAAATTAGTCAGGTAGGAGAGACTTATGAGATATAA
- the rph gene encoding ribonuclease PH gives MSRVDGRERNDQLREIKITRNFTKYAEGSVLIEAGDTKVICNASVQDSVPYFLRGQGQGWLTAEYSMLPRATQDRNVREAAKGKLTGRTQEIKRLIGRALRSVVDLEKLGERTIWIDCDVIQADGGTRTASITGAFVAMVDSFAYMIDNNMIKELPLKDFVAAVSVGIVDDELLLDLCYKEDSNAHVDMNLVMTGKGDIIEVQGTGEENPFSKENMFKLIDIAEKGIKELIAHQRKALEDKVELFKGE, from the coding sequence ATGTCAAGAGTTGATGGTAGAGAGAGAAATGATCAATTAAGAGAGATTAAAATAACTAGAAATTTTACTAAATATGCAGAAGGGTCTGTATTAATTGAGGCAGGGGATACAAAGGTAATTTGTAATGCCAGTGTTCAAGATAGTGTTCCTTACTTTTTAAGAGGACAAGGGCAAGGATGGTTGACAGCAGAATATTCTATGCTACCTAGAGCAACCCAAGATAGGAATGTTAGAGAGGCAGCTAAAGGTAAATTAACTGGACGTACTCAAGAGATTAAGCGATTAATAGGTAGAGCATTACGTTCAGTGGTTGATCTAGAAAAATTAGGTGAGAGAACTATTTGGATAGATTGTGATGTTATCCAAGCAGATGGTGGAACAAGAACAGCCTCTATTACAGGAGCCTTTGTTGCTATGGTAGATTCTTTTGCTTATATGATAGATAATAATATGATTAAAGAGCTACCATTAAAAGACTTTGTAGCAGCTGTAAGCGTAGGAATAGTAGATGATGAGCTATTATTGGACTTATGTTATAAAGAGGACTCTAATGCCCATGTGGATATGAACTTGGTTATGACTGGTAAAGGTGATATTATAGAGGTACAAGGAACTGGTGAAGAGAATCCCTTCTCTAAAGAGAATATGTTCAAATTAATTGATATAGCTGAAAAAGGTATTAAAGAGCTGATTGCTCATCAGAGGAAAGCATTAGAAGATAAGGTGGAGTTGTTTAAGGGGGAGTAA
- a CDS encoding XTP/dITP diphosphatase yields MKLFLATGNQHKIEEMEKILADTDIEILSKNDIDAMPEVIEDQDTFIGNSLKKARKIAEYTGMSTIADDSGLVVEALGGQPGVYSARFAGEHATDQENNQKLLELLKDTPLEERKAYFICAMSFVSVEGEEYTVTGKCHGHITFNALGEEGFGYDPLFIPKGYKKSFAQLGSEVKNKISHRAKALEKMKEYLMK; encoded by the coding sequence ATGAAGTTATTTTTAGCAACTGGAAATCAACATAAGATAGAAGAGATGGAGAAGATTTTAGCAGATACAGATATAGAGATTCTTTCTAAAAATGATATTGATGCTATGCCAGAGGTGATAGAAGATCAGGATACTTTTATTGGTAATTCCCTAAAAAAGGCTAGAAAGATTGCTGAGTATACAGGTATGTCTACTATTGCTGATGATTCTGGGTTGGTTGTTGAAGCTTTAGGTGGTCAACCAGGGGTATATTCAGCCCGCTTTGCAGGGGAGCATGCTACAGATCAAGAGAATAATCAGAAGTTATTAGAATTATTGAAGGATACTCCTTTAGAAGAAAGGAAGGCTTATTTTATCTGTGCTATGTCATTTGTATCTGTTGAAGGTGAAGAGTATACAGTGACAGGTAAATGCCATGGTCATATTACTTTCAATGCATTGGGTGAAGAGGGATTTGGTTATGACCCATTATTTATTCCTAAGGGATATAAGAAGAGTTTTGCTCAATTAGGAAGTGAAGTTAAAAATAAGATTAGCCATAGGGCTAAAGCTTTAGAAAAAATGAAAGAGTATTTAATGAAATAA
- a CDS encoding HlyD family secretion protein, whose product MRFFTKKTLILAILIFIVVTVVGCGDKKSKEVTAPVNKPVEENVINSIEAFGTVEIKEERTIGLDFSARVEDVRVVEGQKVSKGDVLLILSLTEMMENLENKKEALELAKKELESIKEKSDINIKDLQAELKTQESLYQQDKEKLARKEVELKEESSADIKKLLSEIEFAKRSYQKVKKELADKEHLLAVGAITQYEFDQFEKKYDNEEEKLVGLEISLEKLKEDKRDEIEELEKALELKENKIVSLKLSLKENRSMMEKDSLAKEIEIKNLESDIKVLEDKLFAKSYLKGNKVIVDIDQGVVHNLSVVDGDIIGSDYKDKLLDIMDLSTVIVEAEVPEEFIKDVKLGAEATIVPLADSNREYHGKVMRISNMAIKDGGETIVLVEISIDDYDDFLLPSFNVDVEIVK is encoded by the coding sequence ATGAGGTTTTTTACTAAAAAGACTCTAATCTTAGCAATATTAATCTTCATAGTAGTAACTGTAGTAGGCTGTGGTGATAAAAAGTCTAAAGAAGTGACAGCACCAGTAAATAAACCAGTAGAGGAGAATGTAATTAATAGCATAGAAGCCTTTGGTACGGTAGAGATTAAGGAAGAAAGGACTATTGGGCTAGATTTCTCTGCTAGAGTTGAGGATGTAAGGGTTGTAGAGGGTCAGAAGGTAAGTAAGGGTGATGTACTTTTAATTTTAAGTTTAACTGAAATGATGGAGAATTTAGAGAATAAGAAGGAAGCACTAGAGTTAGCTAAAAAGGAGCTAGAATCTATTAAAGAAAAGTCTGATATAAATATTAAGGATTTGCAGGCTGAATTGAAGACCCAAGAGTCTTTATACCAGCAGGATAAAGAGAAGTTGGCTAGAAAAGAGGTTGAGCTTAAAGAAGAGAGTAGTGCAGATATTAAGAAGTTGTTAAGTGAAATTGAATTTGCTAAAAGATCATATCAGAAAGTAAAAAAGGAGTTGGCTGATAAAGAGCATTTATTAGCAGTTGGAGCTATTACCCAATATGAATTTGATCAATTTGAGAAGAAGTATGATAATGAAGAGGAGAAGCTAGTCGGTCTAGAGATTTCGTTGGAGAAGTTAAAAGAGGATAAGAGGGATGAGATTGAAGAGTTAGAGAAAGCATTAGAGTTAAAGGAGAATAAGATAGTCTCTTTGAAGCTGTCTTTAAAAGAAAACCGTTCTATGATGGAGAAGGATTCTTTGGCTAAAGAGATTGAGATTAAGAATTTAGAGAGTGATATTAAGGTTTTAGAAGATAAATTATTTGCTAAGAGTTACTTAAAAGGTAATAAGGTAATAGTCGATATAGACCAAGGGGTTGTCCATAACCTATCAGTAGTAGATGGTGATATAATTGGTAGTGACTATAAGGATAAGTTATTAGATATTATGGATTTATCTACAGTTATTGTAGAAGCAGAGGTTCCAGAAGAGTTTATTAAAGATGTAAAGTTAGGGGCTGAAGCTACTATTGTACCTCTGGCTGACTCTAATAGAGAGTATCATGGAAAGGTAATGAGAATTTCAAATATGGCTATCAAGGATGGTGGAGAGACTATAGTACTTGTTGAAATCTCTATAGATGATTATGATGATTTCTTATTACCTAGTTTTAATGTAGATGTAGAGATAGTTAAGTAA
- a CDS encoding TolC family protein, whose amino-acid sequence MKRIFLLIIIVLISSSVAANDSLEILTLEHVIDLFLDKSVELKSVKELYQEKKMDLELYQEYFAKDLDINLESNYNLWEKESNLWSGQQGAEELTKITFTKNLSTDRNLTLSQKLLEKDSDDNLELEGKGGSLTYNHYILRDYDTENDYKQGLMEKELALLEAKEEVRKVKDSLKSEIIDKYYNLIELQKKIEIKEELLKKSQETLKIVKARVKTGHSLEVDKIEAELQVKENKLDLSNLNSKYRLNLRDLSRELEIGLTEKVEFADSERILSFDEFEGWVKRMAYKNNLEVNILRLKIEQEKDLREKLDKDKDFDLRLLGKAVWEKNNDSNDYETDYRVGVRLDYNFNKYEKRKTEQKIKKSEIELNKLSERLKDIRDEVVFEVDDAFLKLEDYESKISLYEKAIVNSEQKLRIADHKYKFGLITISELIDQQIDLAEKRVDYIKNLVNYNRQVYKIEILMGVE is encoded by the coding sequence ATGAAGAGGATATTCCTATTAATAATAATAGTCTTGATATCAAGCTCTGTAGCTGCTAATGATTCTTTGGAGATTCTGACTTTGGAGCATGTCATAGATTTATTCTTAGATAAGAGTGTAGAGTTAAAGTCTGTTAAGGAGTTATATCAAGAGAAGAAAATGGATTTAGAGTTATATCAGGAGTATTTCGCTAAGGATTTGGATATTAATCTAGAAAGTAATTATAATCTATGGGAAAAAGAGAGTAATCTGTGGAGTGGTCAACAGGGGGCTGAGGAGCTAACTAAAATTACATTTACTAAGAACCTCTCTACTGATAGGAACCTAACTCTAAGTCAGAAGTTATTGGAGAAGGATAGTGATGATAACCTAGAGTTAGAGGGTAAGGGAGGTAGTTTAACTTATAACCATTATATATTAAGGGACTATGATACTGAAAATGATTATAAGCAAGGTCTAATGGAGAAGGAATTGGCACTTTTGGAAGCCAAGGAGGAAGTTAGGAAGGTAAAAGATAGTTTAAAGAGTGAAATTATCGATAAATATTATAACTTAATTGAGTTACAAAAAAAGATTGAAATTAAAGAAGAGCTCTTAAAGAAGAGCCAAGAGACCTTAAAGATTGTCAAGGCAAGGGTCAAAACAGGTCACTCTCTTGAAGTAGATAAGATTGAAGCTGAACTTCAAGTAAAAGAGAATAAGTTAGATTTAAGTAACCTAAACTCTAAGTACAGATTGAATTTAAGAGATCTATCTAGGGAGTTAGAGATAGGGTTAACAGAGAAGGTTGAATTTGCTGATAGTGAGAGGATATTATCCTTTGATGAATTCGAAGGATGGGTAAAGAGGATGGCTTATAAGAATAATTTAGAGGTGAATATCTTAAGGCTAAAGATAGAGCAAGAGAAAGATTTACGTGAAAAGTTAGATAAGGATAAAGATTTTGATTTAAGGTTGCTTGGCAAAGCAGTGTGGGAAAAGAACAATGATAGTAATGATTATGAAACTGACTATAGAGTAGGGGTTAGATTAGATTATAACTTCAATAAGTATGAAAAGAGGAAGACGGAGCAGAAGATTAAGAAGTCTGAAATTGAACTGAATAAGTTATCTGAGCGACTAAAAGATATTAGAGATGAGGTAGTATTTGAGGTCGATGATGCTTTTCTAAAGTTAGAAGATTATGAATCTAAGATATCTTTATATGAGAAGGCTATAGTTAATTCAGAGCAGAAGTTAAGAATTGCTGATCATAAGTATAAATTTGGTCTAATTACTATTAGCGAATTGATCGATCAACAGATTGATTTAGCAGAGAAGAGGGTTGATTATATAAAGAATTTAGTTAATTATAATAGGCAGGTTTATAAGATTGAAATATTGATGGGGGTTGAGTAA
- a CDS encoding DUF5680 domain-containing protein: MDRKEVIEFLIRAKRATYAGKGSESLPSRPNSHDLEYEEGKLKYIDTYLGGEKFAGEEALWENNKPFWSMNYIGRIIADGFNGDFLKESLLNVPTERFTWCESSRQRLIVSTVEYYHS; encoded by the coding sequence GTGGATAGAAAAGAAGTTATAGAGTTTTTGATTAGAGCCAAAAGGGCAACTTATGCAGGAAAAGGTTCTGAAAGTTTGCCATCTCGACCTAATTCTCATGATTTAGAGTATGAGGAGGGAAAGTTAAAGTATATTGATACTTATTTAGGTGGTGAAAAATTTGCTGGAGAAGAGGCATTATGGGAAAATAATAAACCATTTTGGTCAATGAACTATATTGGACGTATAATTGCTGATGGTTTCAATGGAGATTTTCTAAAGGAATCATTATTAAATGTTCCAACAGAGAGGTTTACTTGGTGTGAAAGTTCGAGACAGAGGTTGATAGTATCAACCGTTGAATATTATCATTCCTAA
- the clpP gene encoding ATP-dependent Clp endopeptidase proteolytic subunit ClpP: MNLVPMVVEQTNRGERSYDIYSRLLKDRIIFLGSPIDDRVANSVIAQLLFLEAEDPDKDIYIYINSPGGSVTAALAMYDTIQYIKPDVSTICMGLAASAGALLLASGTSKKRFALPYSRIMIHQPMGGAQGQATDIEIQAKEILELRNIINNILANHTGQPIEKIQKDVDRDYFMSAEKAKEYGLIDEVITRQTELEG, encoded by the coding sequence ATGAATTTAGTACCAATGGTAGTTGAACAAACTAATAGAGGAGAACGTTCTTATGATATCTATTCTCGTTTATTAAAAGACAGAATTATCTTTCTTGGTAGTCCAATTGATGATAGAGTAGCTAACTCAGTGATTGCACAATTATTATTCTTAGAAGCTGAAGATCCAGATAAGGATATATACATATATATCAATAGTCCAGGAGGGTCTGTTACGGCTGCTTTAGCTATGTATGATACAATTCAATACATTAAGCCAGATGTTTCTACAATTTGTATGGGATTAGCTGCTAGTGCTGGTGCTTTATTATTGGCAAGTGGGACTAGTAAAAAGAGATTTGCTTTGCCTTATTCTAGAATCATGATTCACCAACCAATGGGGGGAGCTCAGGGTCAAGCTACAGATATAGAAATTCAAGCTAAAGAGATTCTTGAGTTAAGAAATATTATTAATAATATTTTAGCTAATCATACAGGACAGCCAATTGAGAAGATTCAAAAAGATGTAGATAGAGACTATTTTATGTCAGCTGAAAAAGCTAAAGAATATGGTCTAATAGATGAGGTTATCACTCGCCAAACTGAGTTGGAAGGGTAG
- a CDS encoding alpha/beta hydrolase family protein, protein MLKKLLGILALFLLLTFLVSCSNKVSLTIDKGKVINSKGEILKYYLGKRSENKLSDKLLVMIQGSGRDSITRRFGMGAGGARLGFDILYLEKYAFDDKELFDKTNCRERRIEDIEFVVNYVISNIYNNNLKEVLILADSEGGSIAPEIANDLKEVTHMIIMGSGGYSQAKEFEVLLEKELNSNEKGIFRKVGIKNKEDLLNKFTEIRKNPSYKKTWWGCTYRRWNSYLDYEPEKNILNLDMPVLFIIGKEDKSVPYESVEYLANKLGDKENFSFEIIPGLNHSFTDKAGNNKMKEIMKKIILPWYKENMIKE, encoded by the coding sequence ATGTTAAAAAAACTATTAGGGATATTGGCTTTATTTTTGTTGTTAACTTTCTTAGTTTCATGTAGCAATAAAGTTAGTTTAACTATTGACAAAGGTAAGGTAATTAATTCTAAGGGAGAGATTTTGAAATATTATTTGGGTAAAAGATCAGAAAATAAGTTAAGTGATAAACTATTAGTTATGATTCAAGGTTCAGGAAGAGATTCGATAACAAGAAGGTTTGGTATGGGAGCTGGAGGAGCAAGGTTAGGTTTTGACATTCTATATCTAGAAAAATATGCGTTTGATGATAAGGAATTATTTGATAAAACTAATTGTAGAGAGCGTAGAATTGAAGATATTGAGTTTGTTGTTAATTATGTTATAAGCAATATATATAACAATAATTTAAAGGAAGTACTTATTCTTGCAGATAGTGAAGGAGGTTCTATTGCTCCTGAGATAGCAAATGATTTAAAAGAAGTAACGCATATGATTATTATGGGATCAGGAGGCTATTCTCAAGCAAAAGAATTTGAGGTTTTATTAGAAAAAGAACTTAATAGTAATGAAAAAGGAATATTTAGGAAAGTTGGTATAAAGAATAAAGAAGATTTATTGAATAAATTTACTGAAATAAGGAAGAACCCATCTTATAAAAAAACTTGGTGGGGGTGTACTTATAGAAGGTGGAATAGTTACCTTGATTATGAACCTGAAAAAAATATATTAAATTTAGATATGCCTGTATTATTCATAATAGGTAAGGAAGATAAAAGTGTTCCTTATGAATCGGTAGAGTATTTAGCTAATAAATTAGGAGATAAAGAGAATTTTAGTTTTGAAATTATACCTGGGCTTAACCATAGCTTTACTGATAAGGCAGGTAATAATAAGATGAAGGAAATAATGAAGAAAATAATTTTGCCTTGGTATAAAGAGAATATGATAAAAGAATAA
- a CDS encoding metallophosphoesterase family protein, which produces MKLVIFSDSHGQGQKMNQVVQELEDIDYIIYAGDIVGDLKEVEILDDIKLLAVRGNCDYSTEYPEDQLANIGNMKLFLTHGHNYMINYGLDKLYYKAKEVEADIVIFGHSHRRYAIEEDGILFFNPGSISSPRDGKAPSYGIIEIRDNKIIYKHFDFKSNN; this is translated from the coding sequence ATGAAATTGGTAATATTCAGTGATAGCCATGGACAAGGTCAGAAGATGAATCAAGTAGTACAAGAATTAGAAGATATTGATTATATCATCTATGCTGGAGATATAGTTGGAGATTTAAAAGAAGTAGAGATATTAGATGATATAAAGTTATTAGCTGTAAGGGGAAACTGTGATTATAGTACGGAATATCCTGAAGATCAATTGGCTAATATAGGAAATATGAAGCTCTTTTTAACTCATGGTCATAATTATATGATTAATTATGGGTTGGATAAGCTCTATTATAAGGCAAAGGAAGTAGAAGCAGATATAGTAATCTTTGGTCATAGCCATCGTCGCTATGCTATTGAAGAAGATGGAATCTTGTTCTTTAACCCTGGGAGTATCTCTTCACCTAGAGATGGTAAGGCTCCATCTTATGGAATAATTGAAATCAGAGATAATAAGATAATTTACAAGCATTTTGATTTCAAATCAAACAATTAG
- a CDS encoding ABC transporter ATP-binding protein, giving the protein MIETTNLYKSFKLGELEVEVLKDINLIIQKGEFVSIMGPSGSGKSTLLYLLGGLDKPSSGSLKINGKELAVMKDKEESIMRRRELGFVFQFYNLIPNLNVEENILLPILLDGKKMKDYQGDLDEILEIVGLSDRRKHTPRELSGGQQQRVAIARALINKPEVILADEPIGNLDSKTGMEIMELFKKINQEQGKTIVQVTHSEKSAEYGTRIIRLKDGRVCE; this is encoded by the coding sequence GTGATTGAAACTACTAACTTATATAAGAGCTTTAAATTAGGAGAATTAGAGGTAGAGGTATTAAAGGATATAAACTTGATTATTCAAAAAGGAGAATTTGTTTCTATTATGGGACCTTCTGGCTCAGGAAAGAGTACCCTTTTGTATCTTTTAGGAGGGTTGGATAAGCCTAGTTCTGGTAGTTTGAAGATTAATGGTAAGGAACTTGCGGTAATGAAGGATAAAGAGGAGAGCATAATGAGAAGAAGGGAGCTAGGATTTGTATTTCAATTTTATAATTTAATCCCCAATCTTAATGTAGAAGAAAATATTCTACTGCCTATCTTGCTTGATGGCAAAAAGATGAAAGATTATCAAGGTGATTTAGATGAGATATTAGAGATTGTGGGATTGAGTGATCGAAGAAAGCATACCCCAAGAGAGCTTTCAGGAGGGCAACAGCAGAGAGTAGCTATTGCTCGAGCTTTGATCAATAAGCCTGAGGTTATCTTGGCTGATGAACCTATTGGAAATCTTGATAGTAAGACAGGAATGGAGATTATGGAGCTATTTAAAAAGATTAATCAGGAGCAAGGAAAAACAATTGTACAAGTAACTCATTCTGAGAAATCTGCTGAATATGGAACAAGAATTATAAGATTAAAAGATGGAAGGGTGTGTGAATAA
- the tig gene encoding trigger factor: MNVSKERIEENKVELTIEVSEDKVASALDKAYKKVVKEVNIPGFRKGKVPKSILIKKFGAEVLHKDALDILIPEAYYKAVQETEIEPIAQPDITDVFIEAGKPAKFTAEVEVKPEVELGEYKGLGIEKEEINVSDEQVEEELNHKREHHAQLVVTDREEVQEGDNTVIDFEGFVDGEAFEGGAGEDYNLEIGSGQFIPGFEEQLVGAKVGEEVEVDVTFPEEYHAENLAGQDAVFKVTVKEIKVKEMPELDDEFAKDLEFETLDELKADIKEKITAREELRVNREFENKLIDAITDNTEINIPETMIENEIDNMLEGFRYQIMQQGFEFDQYLEMTGMNEEDIRADYRESAEKRAKANLILEAIAKNEGIEVSDEDVDAKLAEIAERQGQDKDQLKMFLQMQGQLASLKDSLLMEKTIDFLVENN, encoded by the coding sequence ATGAATGTAAGTAAAGAAAGAATTGAAGAAAATAAGGTTGAATTAACTATTGAAGTTAGCGAAGATAAGGTTGCTAGTGCTTTAGATAAAGCTTACAAAAAAGTTGTTAAAGAGGTTAATATCCCAGGGTTTAGAAAAGGGAAGGTTCCTAAGAGTATTTTAATCAAGAAGTTTGGAGCAGAAGTATTACATAAAGATGCTTTAGATATTTTAATTCCTGAAGCTTATTATAAAGCTGTACAGGAGACAGAAATTGAACCAATTGCTCAGCCTGATATTACTGATGTATTCATTGAAGCAGGAAAGCCTGCTAAATTTACAGCTGAAGTAGAAGTAAAACCAGAGGTTGAGCTTGGAGAATATAAAGGTCTTGGAATTGAAAAAGAAGAGATAAATGTAAGTGATGAGCAAGTAGAAGAAGAATTAAATCATAAAAGGGAACATCATGCTCAATTGGTAGTTACTGATAGAGAAGAGGTTCAAGAAGGAGATAATACTGTAATCGATTTTGAAGGATTTGTAGATGGTGAAGCCTTTGAAGGTGGAGCTGGAGAAGATTATAATTTAGAAATCGGTTCTGGTCAGTTTATTCCGGGATTTGAAGAACAATTAGTTGGAGCTAAAGTTGGGGAGGAAGTAGAGGTTGATGTTACTTTCCCAGAAGAATATCATGCTGAGAACTTAGCAGGTCAAGATGCAGTATTTAAAGTAACAGTTAAAGAAATTAAAGTAAAAGAGATGCCTGAGTTAGATGATGAATTTGCCAAAGATTTAGAATTTGAAACTCTAGATGAATTAAAAGCAGATATTAAAGAAAAGATTACTGCTAGAGAAGAGTTAAGAGTAAATAGAGAATTTGAAAATAAATTAATTGATGCTATAACAGATAATACAGAAATTAATATACCAGAAACTATGATTGAAAATGAGATTGATAATATGCTAGAAGGTTTCAGATATCAAATTATGCAACAAGGGTTTGAATTTGACCAATATTTAGAGATGACTGGAATGAACGAAGAAGATATTAGAGCAGATTATAGAGAATCAGCTGAAAAAAGAGCAAAAGCTAATTTAATTTTAGAAGCAATTGCTAAAAATGAAGGTATTGAAGTAAGTGATGAAGATGTAGATGCCAAATTAGCTGAAATTGCTGAACGTCAAGGTCAAGATAAAGATCAATTAAAGATGTTCTTACAGATGCAAGGTCAATTAGCTTCACTAAAAGATAGTTTACTAATGGAAAAAACAATTGATTTTTTAGTTGAAAATAATTAA